atcATTTAGCATCATTTTGGTGCAGGACTAGGCTGAATATTTGTCTGTGAAACAGCCACTTTGTGCATGCGTCAGGGCTCTGTGTGTTCCTGGTCACAAGAGGATTCTCTGCTGAAGAATCCTCTGTCTCTGATGGTTAGGCTTCCATCACAGTTTTCACAAGTGCTGCTGTCACAAGGTAGGGGGCTGGAGCTCTGGGGGACCCCCGAGTCAAGGCTGTGGCCTAGAACGGATGATGTGGTgctggagaggcagagagaagaggaTGAGAGCACTCAATGAGTAACAGGTCATGTGCCCATTTTGGCTTACATAATTTCTCCGTCAACAGTTCAGCAACTTTGTGCATTATTGTGCATTTATTCCATGGACAATCGTCTCTGTTGTGAGTCAATCAATGGATGACATTGAAAATCCATCGCTCAATCTGTACATTTTGGACAAGAAATCACAACGTGCCTGTACGCTTACCTTTCGCAGTTCGAGTCGCAGTACTCCTTGCGGCTCTTCTCTACGGGGAAGCGTGTGCGGTGGCAGTCGCTACACATCTGGATGGCCTGGGCCACTGTGTAGCGTGTCTGGCCCGAGACACACGCCTCCATCTTGGTCACGCTGAGCTGGGATTGGAGGAACAGGTGCACTCTACTGTCAGACAGCAGCAGGGGGTCCTGGAGGACACTGATGTTGAGAAAGATCTACCCAATTAATCATAAAGAACACCAGCCAAAAAACTAGCAGTAGATACATACAACTATCAAGAacaccatatacagttgaagtcggaagttaacatacagcttagccaaatacatttaatcctagtaaaaattccctgtctaaggtcttagagatcttctgttgaatctgacaactaatcttgatggttgtaaagtcgtctcaaataaacctgtgaaggacctcggcgttactctggaccctgatctcttttGACGAatatatcaagactgtttcaaggacagcttttttccatctacgtaacattgcaaaaatctgaaactttctgtccaaaaatgatgcagaaaaatgtaatccatgcttttgttacttatataggttagactactgcaatgctctactttccggctacccggataaagcactaaataaacatcagttaggattctagcagccgtatttagcactgactagaaccaaaaaaaaaatcatattactccagtgctagcctccctacactggcttcctgtttaGACAAGGGCTGattggccgtgctgctgctccagtttcaactgctctgcctgcggctatggaaccctgacctgttcaccggacgtgctacctgtcccagacctgctgttttcaactctctagagacagcaggagtggtagaaatactcttaatgatcggctatgaaaagccaactgacatttactcctgaggtgctgacttgctgcaccctcgacaactactgtgattattattatttgaccatgctggtcatttatgaacatcttggccatgttctgttacaatctccacccggcacagccagaagaggactggccacccctcatagcctggttcctctataggtttcttcctaggttttggcctttctagggagtttttcctagccaccattcttctacacctgcattgcttgctgttaggggttttaggctgggtttctgtacagcactttgagatatcagctgatgtaagaagggctatatgaataaatttgatttaggtcagtttggatcaccactttatttgaagaatgtgaaatgtcagaataatagtagagagaatgacttttcagcttttatttatttcatcacattcccagtgggtctgaagtttacatacactcaattagtatttggtagcattgcctttaaattgtttaacttgggtcaaacgtttgggtcaaaaccttccacaagcttgggtcaaaaccttccacaagcttcccacaataagttgggtgaattttggcccattcctcctgacagagctggtgtaactgggtcaggtttgtaggcctccctgctcgcacctgctttttcagttctgcccacaaattttctataggattgaggtcagggctttatgatggccactcgaattccttgactttattgtccttaagccattttgcaactttggaagtatgcttgggtccatttggaagacccatttgcgaccaagctttaacttcctgactgatgtcttgagatgctgcttcaatatatccacataatgttcctttcacatgatgccatccattttgtgaagagcaacagtccctcctacagcaaagcaccccccacaacatgatgttgccaccctgtgcttcacggttgggatggtgttctttggcttgcaagcctccctctttttcctccaaacataataatggtcattgtggccaaatagttatatttttctttcatcagaccagaggacatttctcccaaaagttcgatctttgtccccatgtgcagttgcgaaccgtagtctggctttttttaatggcggttttggagcagtggcttcttccttggtgagcggcctttcaggttatgtcgatataggacccgatttactgtggatatagatacttttg
This region of Salvelinus namaycush isolate Seneca chromosome 32, SaNama_1.0, whole genome shotgun sequence genomic DNA includes:
- the LOC120027237 gene encoding sorting nexin-10A-like yields the protein MDRIDSLMKQEFVSVWVQDPQFHKDDFWHTHIDYEICLHTNSMCFRKKSSCVRRQYSEFVWLRQRLQDNAMLIELPKLPPWNPFFSLNNPYQVNQRMKGLQEFLETVLQDPLLLSDSRVHLFLQSQLSVTKMEACVSGQTRYTVAQAIQMCSDCHRTRFPVEKSRKEYCDSNCESTTSSVLGHSLDSGVPQSSSPLPCDSSTCENCDGSLTIRDRGFFSRESSCDQEHTEP